ACTATATATCTAAATTAGTATTTGTATTTATTAGCCAAGCAAACAAGCCTATAAAATATATGGAGATGAGCGGTAGTCCATATATTTAATCTTGAGTTAAAAATTCTCTCTACAAATTGTTAATATATTGCTCTATTAAAATAACTAATGTAAGATATATTGaaggataattattttaaatagtaaaatagttgaaaatatttttaattatagtaAAATAATCCTATTTACCAGTGATAGACTGCGATATATATctatcaaaaattaaaaatttgatatacatctatcaaatattgattatagatGTCTATCAAACATTGATTATAGATGTCTATCGATATCTATCACGgataaataataacattttgttatatttaaaaataaattgattcatttttctttatttgaaaataatcttatatttaaattgaagCGTATTATCATTAaacttagttaaaaaaaaaagaatattaaagattttttttggcaaaaaaagaaaattaaagttcagatactaaaaaaaaaggtaagaagGCATAAATAAAGTTCGTCAAAATTATTCTTCAAACCTTATCTATAAAGCAAGCAACTCAAATAAACCtcttaaattttgtgtttgatttaacttttcaaagtgttcaattgtaaaaatcaatcatttcgaaaaaattgaaatatttgacgatcactcaaaataaattttcacacccttcaaaaatatattttaaatgatttttttatcaaaagaatttaaataaaaatatcttttctaaaaaatatttgttttctctCATCAATCTAAATAAGCCCTTAATCGAGATAATGTTTTCAAACATTTTCAAACAATTATTAACTATAAGATTAATTTCAacccaaattaattttgaatttaaaattaaaaaaaactttttttaaaaaaaaaaaaaaagaaaaaaatttaagaaagcaTATTAGAAGAAATtatttatattggatagttGGATACTGCTGTAATACTCTTTTATTCCTCAAATTTAAGTATAGTTGTCAAtcagaaaataaatttcaatatcATAAACAgtgttcttttttatttttcctggCATTTAATTAATGGGTTAAAGAAagcatataaaatattataaagatCAAACCTTTTGGCATTTGAGCTGTTGATCTAAAGGGTGTTTGCAATTGGGAACCCACTAGAACAATATCTTTAATTGGGAATCTGGTGGCTTATCATCCATGTTGATTAAGACACtatcaacatcataatcataatGTTAACTTCCTAAACATTATTATGTATATCTATATCCTTTTACCTTCACAAAATTTTTAACTACTTatcaattcaaaatcaaatcagACAAAATATCTATAGTATTgagatatttttgttttttcttacaTTTTCCAGGGTTGAGATGTCAATTTTACCCCCCTAAGAACGAGACCTTTCaagcatctttcttaaataggGGCAGGTTTTGATATTTAGAAGTCAATACGAGCTTAGCAACTGTAAAAAATAACTATAACTAGAGAAATTTTTAtgcataaaaaaattatcaacaaactatttatagaaataatttaaaaaaatgatagacACGAGTAGATTTTTATCGATGTCTGTaacatagtatcaatgatagatctTTCTGTCagtttttatcactgatagacttttattaacCTCTATTAGTctctattaaagaaaattaaattttactattttatgtaaatattttttcttatttttctatttttgaaaatctcccaaATAACCATATTTTACATAAAGTCAAATGTTTGAATCTTCTCACACTACTTATTCTTTtaactcaaaaagaaaaaaaaatagatattagagtttttatttttattttttcatttattaaattcaagATTAATTTTGAGAATGGATGgaaatgaattttaattatttttagattaaaGTTTAGATCTTGAACTTTTAGTTTATATCAAGGTCTCTACACTTTAAAGAGTGTCTTATAGGCATTTGAAACGacttaaaaaatgtattaaagtcttcaaacttttaatttttatgtctAATATGCTTTTGAcatatttgaaaaatttaaaaattaaatgatctattagatataaaactaTAATGTCTTATAAGACtttaaacttaatttcaatttagagtttagcaagtttatgaattttaaaaatattaaataggtCAATATGagcatatttttatttttatttttattattacaaTTTATGGGATGGAGGAATAAAATCTCTCACTTTGAAGTTGATAACACAATCACGATGTCATTAAACTACATTACATAAAATATATGTCATTGATGAATAggttgaataaaaaattaaaagaaatatatataatataatatattaatagaaCATAGgaaatttaatttgtaattgggAATTTCGAAACATGCCAAAGTTTTCCACAATTGGGGATAAGGATTAAAAATCTTGGGTCGGATGGGACAAGGGAGGACATTCCCAATTCTTGTCTTGTCTCGTTGTCATCCCTATTGGAAGTTCGGGATAGAAAAACATGTTGAGGCAAGGTTGAAATATCAAAGATGCTTTCTTTGATTTTGACTTTGCAAAAATTTTAGGCTAAATTACAACACAAGGTAATAATTAAcctcttaaatttatataaatattaaaatttgaccCTAAGTCTGAGGtctcaatttttacaattgaaaatttgaatatgtAATTATAACTACTACTGGTTATTgcaatttgtttaaaattttaatctctAATTTGAcctattcttcaattttaagaGAATACAAACAAGATTGAGATTGCATGAAAAAAAACTTTacgtaaatttaaaataattcatAATCTCTACTCCTAAATTAagttaaaggaaaaaaacaaattattaacTAACTTGGACATATTTCAACTATAAACGTATATTCTCAAATAAAAGATTACAAATTTGAATCTCATATCCAATGAAGTTTCATTGGTTGAGATTTGAGAaactaaaatacaaaagaagaaaatgaattgaACGGTGAAAAACCATCCAAAAACAAGCAAGAAAAAAAAGGGGTAGCCGTACAACTATGAACCGAGTGGGCAAGCGTGCAAATAATTCCATTGTACATTGTTGATTGGGGCCAAAACATGGACTTCCGTTACTCTAGTCCTTTTCTTTAGATTCTTTATGGATTCACCTGTACATTTATACtgaatttaaaatgatttcATGTATTTAAATCAAAGAGTGTTGATCGAATGTTTGTTAAAAACAATACTTTCTATAATGtttctatgttttattgtttttatttttaactaaattaccAAAAACCATTAATCCGATTATGAGATTAGTCATAATCAAAATTAGTGGGATCCACAATTAGAATTAATTGCAATTTTAAACACTATGAACTGTAAAAAGGTGGATCCCACAATTTTTTATTCTCATTCTCTAACTATAACTAATATCATGAAGAAGTAAATGAAGCATAGATTTTTAAGTAGTAAATCAATTCACCTCGTTCAAATtccataaaataaattttcatattaatattttatcaactATTGTCGtcaacaaatattaaaaacaaataaatctaaaaataccactaaatttttttaaattttgaggacTATATATAAACAAAAGGTTTTAATAGATCAAATTACGTGAATCAAATTCATCCCAtcccaaaactaaaaaaattggaTCGTTTTACCCAAATGgtgtcttttttaaaaaaaaaaacaaaatcatagtgaagaaagcttttaaaaaagtaaaaaagaaaacccaaacaAAAAAGAACTTAGCAACtaaagggattttttttttaaaaaaaataaataaataaataaaactcatCAACTAAAGTTAAAACcttaataataacaaaaaaaacacGACACtccattatttatattttaaaaaaggacACGTCagctttcttcttcccccaATCCCCACAATCCACTAATTTCGCTTTTGCTATATAAATTCCCCCATTATTCTCACAAAgaacaaaattaattacaatttcCCAAAACTCcaatctttgaactttcaacATTCTCCCTCACACACATCCACATGTCTATCTCCAATTCAAGGAGGCTCCTCCTTCCCTCCGCCACAGCGGCCGCCAGTCCGCCGGAGCTAGCGCAGCCCCGTCCTGGGTTCGGGAGCTTCGATATGAACGTTGTGATGGTCCTTTCAGTTCTCCTCTGCGCTTTAATTTGCTCTCTGGGTCTCAACGCCATCCTAAAATGCGCGTTGCGGTGCTCCACTTTGCTAGCCACCGTGTCAGGTGGGCGTGGTGGTGGGGCCTTAGTGGTACACCCGAAAGGTGTTCGAcgaaatattttaaagaaattccCAACAGTGGAGTACTCAAAAGAAGGGAATAAATTGAGGGGAATCGATGGGGAGtgtgtaatttgtttgttggagTTCGAAGCAGGGGATCGGGTTCGTGTATTGCCTAAGTGTTACCATGGATTCCATGTTCATTGCATCGATAAGTGGCTGAGTTCCCACACTTCTTGTCCCAAGTGCCGTAATTGCCTCACTGATACTTGCCCTAAGATCACCGCCGGCTGCGGCCAGGAGGCGCCCATAACAACGGCGGCGTTGGCGGAGAGCTCATCCTCTGTTGACCCACCGGCGGCGGAGGAGGTGGGTGTGAATGTTGTTATTGCTCCGGTGGAAAGGGAGGGTTTGATAAGTAACTATAGGGAAAGTATTAGTAGATGAGATTGAAGTGGAAGTGGGGCTGTGGGGCTGTGGGGCTGTGGGGTTGGGCTGTTTTTTGTGATTGATGGAGCATTTTGGCTGCTTTTTGCTTTTGCTTACAAGTAagcaacttttttttcttttttaattaattaggattaCAAGTAAAGCTTACTTAAGCTAAGATTTAGTGTACTTATTCAAATGTAAATATCTTTCCTCTCCACTCTCTTTTTCTCCCTTCCTTTGATCAAATAAAAAGGTTTTGGTTATAACTTATAGAATGTTGAACTTCTAAACTTTTAACTCTCCCATTTCaagattattatttattaggaTAATTGCAATGGATAATACTTTTAGGACTAATAATTAAGTATTTAGtaacaattttaaataattacaaatatagcaaaaatctATAAATGATAAATTCCACCATTGATAGATTTTTACTAGTAATAGGTCTATAACAGATAGACTCTAGGAATTAGATCTAaactttgctatatttacaagtTTACATTGTATTATATCTGCTAGTACTTTAAAcatgattattatatttgtaattatttcttattattttggTTCTTAGGTTTCGAAATGACCCATTTAATTTTTAAGCTTTTAAGTTTATTCTATTATATATAGTCCCTACATTTTTCAAGTCCTTATAAATGATAGAGTGAGGATAAAACTTTTCATTCGAAGAGGGAAATGTTAATTCACTAGCTTTCTacctttataaattttgaaaattttgggaAGGCAAATTACAAAGATCAAAACCTTTTAAGTTAAAAGAAGTTGAGTTGTTAactaaaaatccaaaaataaaaactagttCTTAAAAATTCTTTTAGGTCTTGTTTGgaaaccatttggttttttgtttttatttttgaaaattaaaccaatttcatttcgtacaataatttgcatctttcttgatTACAACGGTTGAATTCTgagctaaattctaaaaataaaaacaactttttgaaaaacttttttagttctcaaaatttgccttggttttttaaaccattggcaaaaagtaaaaaacaagggaagaaatttggagataaaaGTAGTATCAatagaataaatttttttttaaaaaaaatggttactaaatggtgccttaattttcaaaacttggctaaattttttaaaatattggtaaaaagtagttAACAGagtaaaaaatttagaggtgaaagaaatattaataaacttaatttaaaaaaaactaaaataaaaaatcaaatgattatcataTGGGACCTTAACCTTGTTATATactaatataattgaaacaatgtTGTTTCTTTGATTTTGTCTTGTTGCATGTAGGTTTGCTTGAAATGAATATTGCAGGTGCGGTTGTAATATTAGAACACaaagtcattattattattattattaacgatttttagatttaaaaagaCATTCTAAAAGTTGAAGTCTTATTTCCTAAAGATTAGGGACTAAACGGAAAGAAAGGACCagaaaattcaaagtttaaatgagatttaaacCTTAATATCAATTTGGTTTTCAACCATGTAATCGTAAACAACAAtgattcaattaaaaattgtGGATGTACTGGTGATGGATGAGATGTTTAAGGGGTAAGCTTGTCTAAATACTTGTGgttgtaaaataataatttacttgtggttgtaaaaaaaaaaaataataattgttaAACTATAATGgatcaataaaattataaaatagtgGTGATGGAATCATGATCTGATTAATGGATAAGCTTGTTTGAATATTTGTGGTTGTAAaaagaaatgtttaaattagtgGAAGAATAAATTTTGGTCTGCCTAGTAATAAATTATACTTTGGTTGTGGCAAGAATTTGATTTGTTGGGCTGTTGTAAACTATGTTTGGTTTATTGGACAAGGATGAAAAGATTTGTCAGATCAATTATTTGGGAAAAAGAGGTGAGTAATAATGTTAAATATGTTGTTAAAGTAAATATAAACTTGGTTGGATGTGGAACAACCACCTTTTGGATTCAATCAATTAttgcaaaccttttttttttttttttttttttatctaagtGGCTGTTTTTCTTTTAAGGGTCCAGCAAGAGCCACGTTGTGAATGAATTTAAACTATTTGCCAAATTGTTTCCATATCTCAAAGTGTGcaaaatatcaaaaaaaaaaaaaaaaaaaaaaacaagtaactAATGGGTCaatgcaaaaaaagaaaaaaatttaactatGTGTCAAGTTCAACATACTTATGGGATAAATATTGATGTAATATTAGCATATCGTTAAAGATGTTTATGTCGATTGTTATAGATAATTTTGAATACgagaaataaatctaaaaagagaaaataacacGAGGGTAAAATCGAGATAGGATGAATCTGACACTATCCAATTTGAGTTGTGATGAGAACTTCGAATCTAAAATCCAACTCGAGATCTTAGTGGATCTAGAGGAAGAAAGCAATAAAGATGAATGCCCCAAGATAACCTATTCTCTATAAGGCCTACTTTTTTTAGGCCCGACTCATGCCTTCTTTGATCCGAACCATTCTTAAGACCACCAAGCCCTCTCGAATGAGTTCGATTATAGAAGCGGATCCAGACCAAGATCTGATCTCCATTACGTGGTACGATATATCTATCGATCCAAAGAACTGACTTTCAGTTGTAAGTCATCCATTCTGCTCCCCGAGAGCTCAATGGTAGAGCAGTCAGTATGATGATCAACTGATCAAACGCTGTAGGGGCGGACTACTCTACATTCAGCAAAGTTCATCATTCAATGCTTTCGGACTTAGTCCTTCATCGCGGGCGAGCCATTGGCAAGAAGCACAGAATCCGCTCGGGGACTAAGCAAGGCCTCCTCGATCTTCTTGGACTTGGTTTATGTCCTCAAATGATCTCATTTGAGAATAGTCGCTTTGAGAGAAAATTAGAATATCCTTTTCCTTATTAGATTCGGATTCGGCAGGTTTGGTTTTGCACTGGAGGGCTGATCGGCTTGTTGGTTGGTCCAATTCCATTTTCCTGAGCTTATTCCAAAA
The nucleotide sequence above comes from Benincasa hispida cultivar B227 chromosome 3, ASM972705v1, whole genome shotgun sequence. Encoded proteins:
- the LOC120073905 gene encoding RING-H2 finger protein ATL78 translates to MSISNSRRLLLPSATAAASPPELAQPRPGFGSFDMNVVMVLSVLLCALICSLGLNAILKCALRCSTLLATVSGGRGGGALVVHPKGVRRNILKKFPTVEYSKEGNKLRGIDGECVICLLEFEAGDRVRVLPKCYHGFHVHCIDKWLSSHTSCPKCRNCLTDTCPKITAGCGQEAPITTAALAESSSSVDPPAAEEVGVNVVIAPVEREGLISNYRESISR